The sequence TACGCCCATTATCATTTTTCCACAATTCATCTAAATACATTGCCCCCGAAAAACTAACCACTGTTGCAAATTTCTCAGCTTGATTTAATCCCCATTTCAACGCACCAAAACCACCCATAGATAAGCCCATGACATGTGTACGTTCAGCAGGAATCTTTCTGTTTAAGAAATAGGCTACTTGTGCTGGTAGTTCTTCAGAAAGATAGCTATAGTAGTTAGCACCCTCACCGATATCATGATAAAAACTACGCCCCACTTCTGGCATCACCACAACAATCGGTTTCCCCATGATATAGCGTGCGACAGATGAATTGTTTAACCACGCATTACTGTCATCAGACAAACCATGTAGTAAATACACTAACTGCAGGTCATCATCTGTTGCTTGTTCTGGAAATAACACGTTAACATTGGTTGCCATACCAAGTTTATGAGAATAAAAATTTAATTTTAAAAGCGCCATCTACTAACTCTCCTTTTCCAGCGATTCGCCTGTAATAAGGCTTGTATATACTTTTTTATGTGCGGCATCTTCATTTTGAATGATTGCTACAATCTGTTTAGCCGCTTCAATACCCCAATGGTATTTCGAGTAACCAATCGTCGTCAGTCGTGGTGTTAAAAACGAAGCAATTTCAATGTTATCAAAACCGACCATTTTAATATCTCGACCAATTAACAAATCAGTTTTAGCAAATACCTTATACATGCCGACTGCCATTTCATCATTAAAAGAAAAAACAGTAATAGGATAACGACTATTTTCACTTAAAATTTGTCGCGCTGCTCGTTGACCAGATTTGCGTGAAAAGTCGCCATCAATCCAATTAACCTCACATTTATTTTCACTTGCCCAACGCTTCGCTGTCTTATAACGCGATTGGCTATCATAAGAAGCTTCTGGTCCAGTCACAATATAAAGAGGTAACTCATCATATTGACCTAACTGCGTTAAAGCGGCATTAGTGCCGCCCTCATTATCCAATAAAACTGTGCCGATGCGAGGGTGAACAATATCACGATCCATGGTAACGATATTATTATCAAGATCCGCCAGCCTTAAAATTTCATCATCATCAAAAGCAGCATCTAATATAATCGCCCCATCAATTAATTTTTCAGGAATAAATCGGTGCGATTGTTCACCACTACAAACGATCATTTCGTAGTTTTCTTTTTGCAATTGCAACTTAATGCCATGCAAAAGCTCACCATAAAAAGCCCCGCTATAATCTGCTAAAAACACACCGATAATGTTGGATTGATTTCGTTTGAGCGTACGTGCAGCATTGTTAGGCACATAGTGTAACTCATCTGCTGCTTTGATGATGATTGCGCGTGTCGCTTCCGAAACTTTATGACTATTGTTCAAAGCATAAGAAACCGTCGATATTGAATAACCGGTTTTCTTTGCAATGTCTTTGATCCCTACCATACTTTGTTCACCTTACCTCTCACTGCGAAATCACAAGTGTGATGTGATTATCATCTTCTTTAAGTATACTATCTATCATACTTTTTTCTAGCGTTATCCCTGAATTTCGATAAATTCCGGTTGTTGCCTTTGTCACAATTTCAGAATCGTTCACTACTAGGCTCGTCTGATCGCCTGCTTCAATACTAATATGAACAGGTCGATTTGCAAGTGTTTGTGTCACTTTTAGTGGCAATTCCTTTAAATCAAGAACAGGATCAAACACATAGGATGTGGCAGTTTCACGCAAACCAACACATTGACTGATCAATTGATGCAGATAAATACCTGGTCCACTTGAGTAGACACGCCAGCCGCCAGCAACTGCAATATCACCTGTACGTAGTTTGTCGAAGTTTTCAGCTGCATCATAGCGGTTGATAAATTGCGCATCAGAGCTGCTAAAATACGCATTTCTTTGACGTGGCAATGCTGACGCTACTGTTTCATGAACCACAACTGGATTAATACGTAACAACTCAGTGACAGCTGTGGTTTCACCCATTGCAACCAATGCTTCAACATAACGAATATGGGCATGGAGATAAGCTAACCCTACTTCTCGTCCGAAATTAGCCGCTTGCTCTGCTCGCTTAAAGTATTGTGAAATACCATCTTGGTATTGTGCTGGGTGATTCATGAGACGTACACCGTCTTCAAAATGCAATTCTTTTTTAATAAGTGCCAATTGTTTTTCTGCTTGTTCCTTGCTCACAAGTCCTGCAATAATACTACGCGTGAGCGGTATCAAACGATAAGAAATATTTGTCTTCGTATCTGTCGGATGGATAAGTGGGGTCACATGGCCTGTTTCTTCAAATTCAAGAAAGCCAGGAATGACATCATCTGTCGCTAAACAGTATTTTTCAAAGTCAGCTTTGATTCCAGCAGCTAATGCGCTAACTTTTTTATTGTCTGGTAATACTTCAGCTAATGTTTTAAATACTTGGTATGTTAATGTGACTGTCCAAGATGAAACAAGTCGCTCTTTGATTGCAACACTTGCGGGTTGTAACGTATCATCCCAATCCCCATTACCGTAATTAGATAAGAAGGTTCCTGGCATAAAATGTGACTCAATGGTTGCAATGGCTTTATCCATATGCGCTCGTAATGTATCACCTGTTGTTTGTTTAAATGTATGATTATCCGTATAAGGTAAAACTTCATCTAAAAAGGCAATATCTCCTGTTTGTTGTAAATAATCACCAATAATTTTCAAAGGCCATACTATAATATCGCCATGGCTTTCTTCTTGTTGAATTTCGCGGTAATCATCAAACATAAACCATTGTGGCCAATCACCCGTTTGTTCATATTGATGTGAGTACAATTCGCGCAGAATACTCTTCATGGCTTCTTTATTATTGAACGTACGGAAAAATTCAAAAGGACCTTGGCAAACATCACGTGTTCCCCAAGCAGCGCCACTGTATTGTTCTAAACCATGCGGTGACGCATAGTGTACAAGCATATTGTGTGTGTACCAGAAAGTTGTAAGATTTAATGTTGTCGCTAACGCTGTTGGTGCTTCAAACGCTAAGTCATTCACTAAACCTTTATAATAAGCAGTTATCTTCGCTTGTTCTTCTACAAATGTACCTGCTTGAGGCAAGCCCTCGCGATCACCAGTCTGCAGAGTCAATACAAACTCTGTTTGTGGCGTTGTTTCGAGCACTGTTAAATCAGCTTCTGCTGCCATTCCTTCCACAAAATAGTCACTGTTCATTTTCGTTTTGATTTGAGAACCATCAAATAGTAACGCATATCGAGGCAAACCCTTCACATTAAATAGAATAGCATTAGTTTCTTCTACACTATCAACAGCGCAATTTTCTTCATGCTCATTCGCACCAAACGAATGATTGGTTGTTATCACAAATGAATAAGATAACTTATTTTCAGATGTAATGGTTAAACGAATTTCCTTACTTTCACTGGTTACTTCGTTTGTAACAACTAGTACGTCATTGTCTAATTGATAGAACCAGCGCGTATAGTTTGCACCCATTTCAAATAACGTTGGCATTGTTAATAATTGTAAACCCGTTGTTGTTTTCAAATAAATACGCTGACCACTATTACGTAAAATATTTAAAGGATTACGTGAATGTGTGAGCCACTTATTTAAATTGGTATTACCTTGAACCACCTGTGAGTTAAATACACCCGTCATCCAAGAAGTTGTCGCTAATGTGTGTTGCGGTTTTAAAACATCGACTTTATCTAGGAGGACGTGCCCGTGCTGACGAGCAACCAATAATTCTTTTTGGAGCGTTACAACATGGCTATGCTCAGCTGTAAAGAAAGATAAATAGGCTTCATCACTATTTCGTTCAGGTGTTACAATTGTTTCATATCGACTATCAATCTTTTCGTTACTCCATGATTTACCTGCTAAATGAGTGATTGGCATCTTAAATCCTGCTGTTTTTGTTTGAGCTACTTCACCCTTTATTAACTCTCTATAAGTTGTTTTTAAAAGATCAGCATCGATGGTTTCACTTGCGTGTTGACCTATATCTTTTTTATACCATACATAAAAAGTAGCATTCACAGCTTCATTTGGTTTAAACGTTTCTGTCTGCAACCATAATTGTGACATTTCATATTGGTAGATACGACTTGCTAATTTGGGTTGTTTTAACCCCGAAAGTTCGCCTGTTTGTTTATATGACAAACCATATACATCAAACCCATCCGTTGCATATGCAACGGTAGGTTGAAAACTGCCGACTTCAATTTGTGGGAAGGCACCATTTTGAGCCTGATTTTGTTTGGCTAATAAACGGTAACCACTTTCTGCTTCTACTGCACGGATATCGATGTATTGTGATGTATAAGCTTCATTACTACGCAATGCCCCTTCTTCAGCTAAACCTAAATCTTGCGAAAAGACTAAATCCGCTGTTTGTGAAAGACCTGCAATTGCTACATCATAAAAATAGCCATGTTCATGCAAACTCAATCGCACAGTATAAGGTTGATTATCTATTCTACCAGTATATGTAACTGCTTTTGACTCAATCGCGATTTCACAAGTGTGAGTCAACAAAGGGACATAGCTGATTGTTTCATCATTATACTGACGTAAATAAATTTGTTGTAATGGTTCATCAAAAGGATGTAATACAACTTGATTAAGCAAAATATTATCTGCTTGAATGGCCTGAATGCCACCATTGTCGTACAGATAGACATTCATGTTCGCCGCTTTTAAGTGATTCGCTGCTTTTTTGTATGTCAATACGCTTAGCTCCCTTCCTTAACTGTCAGTGTTTTGCGTTCAGATACATGTGCTGAATCGAACCCAACAGTAAAATGCAATTCGCCTGCATCTATGCGATAATTCGTTTGTGAATCATAATAACCTAATTCTTTATAAGGAAGTGTTAACGTAATTGTTGCTGTTGTTTGTGGTGCCATTGTTAACTTATGGAAACGTTTCAATTCCTTAATAGGACGACTGACCGCTGCAATTGGATCGTTCATATATAATTGTACAACATCAGATGTTGTCGTTGTACCTGTATTTGCAACAGTTACTTCAATGCTAACTGCTTCATCTTTTTGCAATTGTGTGTTGGCAATTGACCAGTCTGTAATTGTTAATTCACCATAACTTAAGCCATAACCGAACGGATATAATGGCGTGTTAGCAACGTCTAAATAGCTTGAAGCAAAGGCTGCATCAGCATCTGCTGCATCAACTGGACGCCCTGTTGGAAGTTGGTTGTAATAAATCGGTACTTGACCAACTGCTCGAGGAAACGACATCGTTAACTTAGCAGACGGCGCTACTTTACCGCTTAACACACGAGTTAATGCATTCGCACCTTCAGAACCTGGGAACCAAGCGATTAATATTGCTTTTGCATAGGCTTCAATACCTGTTAATTCTAACGGTCGACCATTGAAAATAACCAATGTAATATTTTCGTTCACTTCTGCGACCGCTTTGATTAATTTTTGTTGTGCTGCTGCTAATTGAATATTTGAACGGCTGCTTGCTTCACCTGACTCATCACTTGTTTCACCAACTGCTAAGACAACTGAATCGCTTAGTTTTGCTGCTGCTACTGCTTCTGCAATTTCCGCATCGGTAATTGTTTGATGATCTGCAGTTGGAACAACTGTGGCATTGGTGAATGTTTCTTTGAATTTCGTCGCTAAAACTGGTGTTTCATCACGTTTACCAAAAATAACCCAACCGCCTAATAAATCATCACTTTCAGCAAATGGCCCAACTAAAGCTACTTTCGCTTCAGTATTCAAAGGCAATGTTTGCTCATCATTTTTCAGTAGTACAAAACTTTCTTCTGCCGCACGACGTGCGATATCCAAATGTTCTTCTGATAACTCTTTATTTTCTAAATCAAGACCACGGTAAGGATTTTCGAATAATCCTAAGTCATTTTTTAATGTTAAAATACGCAAGACCGCTTCATCAAGGATAGCTGTTTCAATTTCACCACGTTCCACTAAAACTTCTAAATACTCGATATAACATGAAGACATCATTTCAATATCAATACCAGCTTTAAGTGCTAATTCTGCTGCACCCTCTTTACCACCTGTCACACCATGATAAACCAACTCTTTAACTGCACCCCAGTCAGAAATTGTTACCCCTTCGAATGCTAATCGTTCACGTAAAATATCACGGAAGATATATGTATTCGCACTAACTGGTACGCCTTCAAATAAGTTGAATGCACTCATTACTAATTTTGCACCTTCATCTAATGCCGCTTCATATGCTGGCAAATGATTTTGGAAGAGTTCTTTACGTGATAAATCAACCGTGTTATACTCACGTCCGCCTTCAACCATACCGTAGCCGGCAAAATGTTTGACACAGGCAGCGATTTTTTCTTGATTGCCATGAAGTTCGTTTGCTGGTCCTTGGTAACCTCGAACAAATGCGCGTGCCATTTCTTGATTGACATAAACATCTTCACCTGAAGCTTCCATTACACGACCCCAACGCGCATCACGAACAAGATCAACCATTGGTGAAAATGTAACATGATGCCCTTGTGTACTTGTTTCATATGCGGACATACTTGCTGTTTCTT comes from Brochothrix thermosphacta DSM 20171 = FSL F6-1036 and encodes:
- a CDS encoding LacI family DNA-binding transcriptional regulator, which encodes MVGIKDIAKKTGYSISTVSYALNNSHKVSEATRAIIIKAADELHYVPNNAARTLKRNQSNIIGVFLADYSGAFYGELLHGIKLQLQKENYEMIVCSGEQSHRFIPEKLIDGAIILDAAFDDDEILRLADLDNNIVTMDRDIVHPRIGTVLLDNEGGTNAALTQLGQYDELPLYIVTGPEASYDSQSRYKTAKRWASENKCEVNWIDGDFSRKSGQRAARQILSENSRYPITVFSFNDEMAVGMYKVFAKTDLLIGRDIKMVGFDNIEIASFLTPRLTTIGYSKYHWGIEAAKQIVAIIQNEDAAHKKVYTSLITGESLEKES
- a CDS encoding alpha/beta hydrolase, yielding MALLKLNFYSHKLGMATNVNVLFPEQATDDDLQLVYLLHGLSDDSNAWLNNSSVARYIMGKPIVVVMPEVGRSFYHDIGEGANYYSYLSEELPAQVAYFLNRKIPAERTHVMGLSMGGFGALKWGLNQAEKFATVVSFSGAMYLDELWKNDNGRNTEFTRLFGKPENIPLSINDLEHAYCQTEKVNPQLVVRQYCGDLDFLYAYNRKLEAFAQSRSLDYRFSLGIGENHTWSYWDKSLEQALRELD
- a CDS encoding glycoside hydrolase family 3 N-terminal domain-containing protein, with the translated sequence MMENEKLQVLLSKMTVKQKVAQLLQLNPFYFEADRNEEQITGPMTDLHVTEEEIGLVGSILGVPDAENARKIQNQHLTTDPNKIPLLFMIDAIHGYKTIYPIPLAMAGTFNPAIVEETASMSAYETSTQGHHVTFSPMVDLVRDARWGRVMEASGEDVYVNQEMARAFVRGYQGPANELHGNQEKIAACVKHFAGYGMVEGGREYNTVDLSRKELFQNHLPAYEAALDEGAKLVMSAFNLFEGVPVSANTYIFRDILRERLAFEGVTISDWGAVKELVYHGVTGGKEGAAELALKAGIDIEMMSSCYIEYLEVLVERGEIETAILDEAVLRILTLKNDLGLFENPYRGLDLENKELSEEHLDIARRAAEESFVLLKNDEQTLPLNTEAKVALVGPFAESDDLLGGWVIFGKRDETPVLATKFKETFTNATVVPTADHQTITDAEIAEAVAAAKLSDSVVLAVGETSDESGEASSRSNIQLAAAQQKLIKAVAEVNENITLVIFNGRPLELTGIEAYAKAILIAWFPGSEGANALTRVLSGKVAPSAKLTMSFPRAVGQVPIYYNQLPTGRPVDAADADAAFASSYLDVANTPLYPFGYGLSYGELTITDWSIANTQLQKDEAVSIEVTVANTGTTTTSDVVQLYMNDPIAAVSRPIKELKRFHKLTMAPQTTATITLTLPYKELGYYDSQTNYRIDAGELHFTVGFDSAHVSERKTLTVKEGS
- a CDS encoding GH36-type glycosyl hydrolase domain-containing protein, translated to MTYKKAANHLKAANMNVYLYDNGGIQAIQADNILLNQVVLHPFDEPLQQIYLRQYNDETISYVPLLTHTCEIAIESKAVTYTGRIDNQPYTVRLSLHEHGYFYDVAIAGLSQTADLVFSQDLGLAEEGALRSNEAYTSQYIDIRAVEAESGYRLLAKQNQAQNGAFPQIEVGSFQPTVAYATDGFDVYGLSYKQTGELSGLKQPKLASRIYQYEMSQLWLQTETFKPNEAVNATFYVWYKKDIGQHASETIDADLLKTTYRELIKGEVAQTKTAGFKMPITHLAGKSWSNEKIDSRYETIVTPERNSDEAYLSFFTAEHSHVVTLQKELLVARQHGHVLLDKVDVLKPQHTLATTSWMTGVFNSQVVQGNTNLNKWLTHSRNPLNILRNSGQRIYLKTTTGLQLLTMPTLFEMGANYTRWFYQLDNDVLVVTNEVTSESKEIRLTITSENKLSYSFVITTNHSFGANEHEENCAVDSVEETNAILFNVKGLPRYALLFDGSQIKTKMNSDYFVEGMAAEADLTVLETTPQTEFVLTLQTGDREGLPQAGTFVEEQAKITAYYKGLVNDLAFEAPTALATTLNLTTFWYTHNMLVHYASPHGLEQYSGAAWGTRDVCQGPFEFFRTFNNKEAMKSILRELYSHQYEQTGDWPQWFMFDDYREIQQEESHGDIIVWPLKIIGDYLQQTGDIAFLDEVLPYTDNHTFKQTTGDTLRAHMDKAIATIESHFMPGTFLSNYGNGDWDDTLQPASVAIKERLVSSWTVTLTYQVFKTLAEVLPDNKKVSALAAGIKADFEKYCLATDDVIPGFLEFEETGHVTPLIHPTDTKTNISYRLIPLTRSIIAGLVSKEQAEKQLALIKKELHFEDGVRLMNHPAQYQDGISQYFKRAEQAANFGREVGLAYLHAHIRYVEALVAMGETTAVTELLRINPVVVHETVASALPRQRNAYFSSSDAQFINRYDAAENFDKLRTGDIAVAGGWRVYSSGPGIYLHQLISQCVGLRETATSYVFDPVLDLKELPLKVTQTLANRPVHISIEAGDQTSLVVNDSEIVTKATTGIYRNSGITLEKSMIDSILKEDDNHITLVISQ